A genomic window from Quercus lobata isolate SW786 chromosome 10, ValleyOak3.0 Primary Assembly, whole genome shotgun sequence includes:
- the LOC115962639 gene encoding E3 ubiquitin-protein ligase RING1, translating to MSSSGLSGEGGGGGGGGDTATAAQPQLFFCHECNHTVTLTPSPTSDLTCPTCHGGFLEELENPNPNPHPFFQNPFLYSSSSSDLPAPGALPLLFSSSSSSSSASPIFNDLSALFGPHPHPHAGLAPTRSSPSPSPSPFDDPDAFNPFVFLQNYLQNLGGNVEVVINSGGGDSPFRAGMGIGGSPNVNLGDYFFGPGLEQLIQQLAENDPNRYGTPPASKSAVQTLPDIKISQDLLASDSSQCAVCKDSFELREEAKQMPCKHIYHADCILPWLELHNSCPVCRYELPTDDPDYEQRNRGVATARPVSAGAGNQAQTQTGSTWGAAAGGNIGGSASAATGIASGIQNQTGSSGENPPTPRTMERRFRISLPFPWPFGRTPASPAETSNSGSGTGNNSGSNDGEGNSGNRGNNNFQSETRQEDLD from the coding sequence ATGTCTTCTTCCGGCTTAAGcggagaaggaggaggaggaggaggaggaggagacaCAGCAACGGCGGCTCAACCTCAACTGTTCTTCTGCCACGAATGCAACCATACGGTGACCTTAACCCCTTCACCTACCTCCGATCTCACCTGCCCTACTTGCCATGGTGGGTTTCTTGAAGAACTggaaaaccctaaccctaatccTCATCCTTTTTTCCAAAATCcctttctttattcttcttcttcttccgaCCTTCCTGCACCAGGCGCGCTTCCCCTATtattctcctcctcctcctcctcttcttccgCCTCCCCAATCTTCAATGATCTCTCCGCCCTCTTCGGACCCCACCCTCACCCCCACGCCGGTTTGGCTCCCACTCGCTcatctccctctccctctccctctcctttCGACGACCCTGATGCTTTCAACCCCTTTGTTTTCCTTCAGAACTACCTCCAAAACCTAGGTGGCAACGTTGAGGTCGTCATTAATTCTGGAGGCGGTGACTCTCCCTTCCGTGCCGGTATGGGTATTGGCGGCTCCCCTAATGTCAATCTCGGCGACTATTTCTTCGGCCCGGGACTCGAGCAGTTGATCCAACAGCTGGCTGAGAACGACCCTAACCGATACGGTACACCCCCGGCATCCAAATCGGCTGTCCAGACATTGCCGGATATTAAGATTTCTCAGGATTTGTTGGCTTCGGATTCATCTCAGTGTGCCGTCTGCAAGGACTCCTTCGAGCTCCGCGAGGAGGCCAAGCAGATGCCATGTAAGCACATTTACCATGCTGACTGTATTCTGCCTTGGTTGGAATTGCATAATTCTTGTCCTGTGTGTCGGTATGAGTTGCCCACCGATGATCCTGATTACGAGCAGAGGAATCGTGGTGTTGCCACTGCCAGGCCGGTGTCTGCCGGTGCCGGCAATCAGGCTCAGACTCAGACTGGTTCAACTTGGGGTGCTGCAGCAGGTGGGAATATTGGTGGTTCTGCTTCTGCTGCCACTGGCATTGCTAGTGGAATTCAGAATCAGACTGGGAGCTCTGGAGAAAACCCACCAACCCCAAGGACTATGGAGAGGAGATTTAGGATCTCATTGCCCTTTCCATGGCCATTTGGTAGGACACCGGCGTCACCTGCAGAGACCAGCAATAGTGGGAGTGGCACTGGCAACAACAGTGGAAGCAATGATGGGGAAGGGAACTCGGGAAATAGAGGAAATAACAACTTCCAATCAGAGACCAGACAGGAAGATCTTGATTGA